In Nitrospira sp., a single genomic region encodes these proteins:
- a CDS encoding nucleotidyltransferase family protein gives MYILRMSKMSLTRDEAFRQLQTAEPEVRRLSVRRLALFGSVRRNEARPDSDVDVLVEFVPTEKTFDRFMALADLLEDTLEHRVEVVTTESLSPFIGPHILAEATDVLRAA, from the coding sequence ATGTATATTCTCCGCATGAGCAAAATGTCCCTCACCCGTGACGAGGCGTTCCGGCAGCTCCAAACGGCCGAGCCCGAGGTTCGGCGGCTCAGTGTTCGTCGGTTGGCGCTCTTCGGATCCGTGCGTCGCAACGAGGCTCGCCCCGACAGTGATGTTGATGTGCTTGTCGAGTTCGTTCCGACAGAGAAGACGTTCGATCGCTTCATGGCGTTGGCGGATCTGCTCGAAGACACTTTAGAGCATCGGGTTGAAGTGGTCACCACTGAGTCCCTCTCGCCTTTTATTGGGCCGCACATCTTGGCCGAGGCAACGGATGTCCTTCGAGCCGCGTGA
- a CDS encoding DUF86 domain-containing protein, with product MSVSQRMTRCGVRSCAAWKLSKIIGDAVKNLPDEFRASHPEGEWRPIAQMRDRLFHGYFGVDYQLVGDMVCEKLPELKRSIQRIIDSQQA from the coding sequence ATGAGCGTTTCGCAGCGGATGACACGTTGCGGCGTGCGTTCGTGCGCAGCTTGGAAATTATCGAAAATTATCGGCGATGCGGTGAAGAACCTGCCCGATGAGTTCCGGGCATCGCATCCTGAGGGTGAGTGGCGTCCGATTGCTCAGATGCGCGACCGCTTGTTCCATGGTTACTTTGGGGTGGACTATCAGCTGGTAGGGGATATGGTGTGCGAGAAACTGCCAGAACTGAAACGTAGCATCCAGCGGATCATTGATTCACAACAGGCCTGA